Proteins from one Shewanella pealeana ATCC 700345 genomic window:
- the priA gene encoding primosomal protein N' — protein sequence MPLFVEVALPVPMRQNFSYQVPEHITISPQKGMRVQVPFGRQQLIGLITATSDSCSLTPKQIKPIVAILDTEPLLPDSLYKLTAWAARYYFCSLGQMLSQAIPVALRKGAEVKASTVSYWTLTEAGKEADINQLNRAPAQRKLLHSLRERDLELGEIASLELSKAAVKSLDEKGWIEKKSRTLDIDLSWRNELEMTEEPHRLNPEQAIAVATLTQQQGYHCTLLEGVTGSGKTEVYLALLETVLKQGKQALVLVPEIGLTPQTINRFRRRFNVKVAVIHSGLTDNQRLDAWRQAKSGEAAIIIGTRSALFTPMLYPGVIILDEEHDSSFKQQEGVGYHARDLAVMRGHLEQIPVLLGTATPSLETLQNALNGRYQHLHLGKRAGAAEKVRQGIVDIRNQPLRSGMSHALLNEMRIHLDAGNQVILFLNRRGFAPALICHECGHLHECDRCDAFFTVHQALGEIRCHHCSNQYAIPKQCHSCGSTMLAGQGVGTEQLASFLEKEFPNHPVVRIDRDTTRNKGSLEGHLNAIHKGEYKILVGTQMLAKGHHFPDVTLVGLLDVDGALFSADFRAPERFGQLYTQVSGRAGRATKPGTVLLQTHQSDNAMLRELMHKGYGEFARNQLFERTQALLPPAWHMILIRAEAHHAIDADNLLNQIGALLPQDEECEVIGPMPAPLDRKAGKYRRQLLFQTKNRNRLQLEFERALPQIEQLPLAKKCRWSIDRDPQDLL from the coding sequence ATGCCTTTGTTTGTTGAGGTCGCACTTCCTGTTCCAATGCGACAAAACTTTAGCTATCAAGTGCCTGAACATATCACCATTTCGCCTCAAAAGGGCATGCGTGTACAAGTGCCATTTGGTCGCCAACAACTTATCGGCCTGATTACGGCGACTAGTGATAGCTGCTCGCTGACGCCTAAGCAGATCAAGCCTATTGTTGCCATTCTTGATACCGAGCCGCTGTTACCTGATTCACTTTATAAATTAACCGCTTGGGCTGCAAGGTATTACTTTTGTAGCCTTGGGCAAATGCTATCACAGGCCATTCCAGTAGCGCTGCGTAAAGGCGCCGAAGTCAAAGCGTCGACCGTCAGCTATTGGACGCTAACGGAGGCGGGTAAAGAGGCTGATATCAATCAGCTAAACCGAGCCCCCGCACAACGTAAGTTACTCCACTCTCTACGCGAACGAGATTTAGAACTTGGCGAGATCGCCAGCCTTGAACTCAGCAAGGCGGCGGTAAAATCCTTAGATGAAAAAGGTTGGATAGAGAAGAAAAGCCGAACGCTTGATATAGACTTAAGCTGGCGCAACGAACTGGAGATGACAGAGGAGCCACACAGGCTTAACCCTGAGCAAGCAATAGCCGTCGCCACCTTAACTCAACAGCAAGGCTACCACTGCACCCTGCTCGAAGGCGTCACAGGTTCCGGCAAGACCGAAGTCTATTTAGCCCTGCTCGAAACCGTGCTAAAGCAAGGTAAGCAAGCTTTAGTGCTGGTGCCTGAAATTGGTCTTACACCACAAACCATTAACCGTTTTAGACGCAGGTTTAATGTTAAGGTTGCGGTGATCCATTCAGGACTGACCGACAACCAAAGATTAGACGCTTGGCGTCAAGCCAAATCTGGCGAAGCAGCCATCATCATTGGCACCCGCTCGGCGCTGTTTACCCCGATGCTTTACCCTGGGGTAATTATTTTAGACGAAGAGCATGATTCGAGCTTTAAGCAACAAGAAGGCGTTGGCTATCATGCTAGAGACTTAGCCGTGATGCGTGGTCACCTCGAACAGATCCCGGTACTTTTAGGAACGGCAACGCCTTCACTAGAAACATTACAAAATGCGCTCAATGGGCGCTACCAACATTTACATTTAGGTAAGCGTGCTGGTGCGGCCGAAAAGGTGCGTCAGGGGATCGTCGATATTCGCAATCAGCCACTGCGCTCTGGCATGTCGCACGCGCTATTAAATGAAATGCGTATTCACCTCGATGCGGGCAACCAGGTTATTCTGTTTTTAAACCGCCGCGGCTTTGCCCCTGCGCTGATCTGTCATGAGTGTGGCCACCTACACGAGTGCGACCGCTGTGACGCCTTTTTTACCGTGCATCAGGCCCTTGGCGAAATTCGCTGTCATCACTGCAGCAATCAATATGCGATTCCTAAACAATGCCACAGTTGCGGCAGCACCATGCTGGCAGGCCAAGGTGTGGGCACCGAACAACTCGCATCATTTTTAGAAAAAGAGTTTCCTAATCATCCTGTGGTGCGTATCGACAGAGACACGACCCGTAATAAGGGCTCACTCGAAGGCCACCTTAACGCGATCCACAAAGGTGAGTACAAAATCTTAGTCGGCACTCAGATGCTCGCCAAGGGGCATCACTTTCCTGATGTAACCTTAGTGGGCTTGCTCGATGTAGATGGTGCCCTGTTTAGCGCCGACTTTAGAGCACCTGAGCGCTTCGGTCAGCTCTACACTCAGGTATCTGGCCGTGCTGGCCGCGCGACTAAACCCGGCACAGTGCTACTACAGACTCATCAAAGCGATAACGCCATGCTGCGTGAACTGATGCATAAAGGTTATGGCGAATTTGCCCGCAACCAGCTGTTCGAGCGCACTCAAGCTCTGCTACCACCGGCATGGCACATGATTCTAATTCGCGCCGAAGCCCATCACGCTATCGACGCCGATAACTTACTAAACCAGATTGGAGCCTTACTGCCTCAAGATGAAGAATGCGAAGTGATTGGCCCCATGCCAGCGCCACTCGATAGGAAAGCGGGTAAATATCGTCGCCAATTATTATTTCAGACAAAAAACCGTAATAGACTGCAGCTAGAATTCGAGCGTGCACTGCCACAAATCGAACAATTACCGCTGGCTAAAAAATGTCGTTGGAGCATAGATAGAGACCCGCAAGATCTGCTTTAA
- the argS gene encoding arginine--tRNA ligase, with product MKSHTQSLLAESLNALKQQGIVPADFEARIQVDRTKDKSHGDFATNLAMMLTKAAGKNPRELAQLLIDNLPESSHVEKVEIAGPGFINFFIDDNALANQLMAALNSDTLGIELPASQTVVVDYSSPNLAKEMHVGHLRSTIIGDSVVRALEFMGHKVIRQNHVGDWGTQFGMLLAYMEELRAANGEQAKMELSDLETFYRAAKVRFDESEEFATRARKLVVALQSGDEYCNKLWREFNDISLSHCHELYERLGVSLTRADVRGESAYNSDLAQVVADLDSQGLLSESNGAKVVFQDEFKNKEGEPLPVIIQKADGGYLYATSDLAAMRYRSNVLNADRALYFVDLRQALHFQQVFKLAKTAKFVREEMSFEHMGFGTMNGEDGRPFKTRSGGVVKLIDLLKEADIRALDLVRSKNPDMDEAELAEIARVVGIASVKYADLSKNRASDYIFSFEQMLSFEGNTAPYLLYAYTRVAGIFKRAQDVDLSDAKIILEHEKEKDLGTKLAQFGEVMARMVSKGQPHALCGYLFELAGAFSSFYEACPVLAAETEELKKSRLLLSQLTAKTLKQGLNLLGLETLERM from the coding sequence ATGAAATCACATACTCAATCTTTACTCGCTGAATCTTTAAATGCCCTTAAACAACAAGGGATTGTTCCTGCAGATTTTGAAGCTCGTATTCAAGTCGACCGAACGAAAGATAAAAGCCACGGTGATTTTGCAACTAACTTGGCAATGATGCTAACTAAAGCTGCGGGCAAGAATCCACGTGAACTAGCCCAACTGCTTATCGATAACCTGCCTGAATCTAGCCATGTTGAGAAAGTTGAAATAGCAGGCCCAGGCTTTATCAACTTCTTTATCGATGATAATGCCCTAGCCAATCAGCTTATGGCTGCGCTTAACAGCGACACATTAGGTATCGAACTGCCAGCATCACAAACTGTAGTTGTCGATTACTCTTCGCCAAACTTAGCCAAAGAGATGCACGTAGGTCACCTACGTTCAACCATTATCGGTGACAGTGTGGTGCGCGCCCTTGAATTTATGGGTCACAAAGTTATTCGTCAAAACCACGTGGGCGACTGGGGAACTCAGTTCGGTATGCTACTTGCCTATATGGAAGAGCTTCGCGCTGCCAATGGCGAGCAAGCCAAAATGGAGCTGTCTGATCTAGAGACATTCTACCGCGCCGCTAAAGTCCGCTTCGACGAGTCTGAAGAGTTCGCTACCCGCGCACGTAAGCTTGTTGTTGCACTGCAATCGGGCGACGAGTACTGCAATAAACTGTGGCGCGAATTTAACGATATCTCACTAAGCCATTGTCATGAGCTGTATGAGCGTCTAGGCGTAAGCTTGACTCGCGCTGATGTTCGCGGCGAAAGCGCTTATAACAGTGACCTTGCACAAGTGGTTGCTGACTTAGATTCACAAGGTCTATTGTCTGAAAGCAACGGCGCAAAAGTTGTTTTCCAAGACGAATTTAAAAATAAAGAAGGCGAGCCTCTACCGGTTATTATTCAAAAAGCCGATGGAGGTTACCTATATGCCACCAGCGATTTAGCCGCGATGCGCTATCGCTCAAATGTACTAAACGCTGACCGCGCACTGTACTTCGTAGATTTACGTCAGGCGTTACACTTCCAGCAAGTATTTAAGCTAGCTAAAACTGCTAAATTTGTTCGCGAAGAGATGAGCTTCGAGCACATGGGCTTTGGCACCATGAACGGCGAAGATGGTCGTCCATTTAAGACACGTTCTGGCGGTGTGGTTAAGCTTATTGATTTGTTAAAAGAAGCCGATATTCGTGCACTTGACCTTGTTCGCAGCAAAAATCCAGATATGGATGAAGCTGAACTTGCTGAGATTGCTCGTGTTGTAGGTATCGCCTCTGTTAAATACGCCGATCTTTCTAAGAACCGTGCTAGCGATTACATCTTTAGCTTTGAGCAGATGCTGAGCTTTGAAGGCAACACTGCACCTTACCTACTTTACGCCTACACCCGTGTAGCGGGTATCTTCAAGCGTGCTCAAGACGTTGATTTAAGCGATGCGAAAATCATTCTAGAGCACGAGAAAGAGAAAGACCTAGGTACTAAACTGGCACAGTTTGGCGAAGTCATGGCTCGTATGGTTAGCAAAGGCCAGCCACACGCCCTTTGCGGTTACCTGTTCGAACTTGCTGGCGCCTTCTCTAGTTTCTACGAAGCTTGCCCTGTATTGGCCGCAGAAACAGAAGAGCTGAAGAAGAGCCGTTTACTATTGTCGCAGCTTACTGCTAAGACACTAAAGCAAGGCTTGAATCTTCTAGGTCTAGAAACATTAGAACGGATGTAA
- a CDS encoding SPOR domain-containing protein, which translates to MTNRDYANRKPARKGKNSARKKSSKGSAPKRFPILLLLITLAGIGGFGYLLWILSSNDEPTAAPVVVEQPKKKPVKKDPDALPPVPKEEWTYLEELENKKVEVDLPEVSDKPKRPYQMQCGSFRKESQANELKAIIAFQGLEAQVRKAKGSSGTWYKVVLGPYDKKRDAERQRHVLQNSGTNGCQIWFWES; encoded by the coding sequence ATGACAAATCGTGATTATGCAAACCGTAAGCCTGCTCGAAAAGGTAAGAACAGCGCTCGCAAAAAGAGCTCAAAAGGGAGCGCTCCTAAGCGCTTCCCTATTCTGCTGTTGCTTATCACGCTAGCAGGTATAGGTGGCTTTGGTTATTTACTGTGGATATTAAGCAGTAATGACGAGCCGACAGCTGCTCCGGTAGTGGTTGAACAGCCAAAGAAAAAACCTGTTAAGAAGGATCCTGACGCACTTCCTCCTGTACCAAAAGAGGAGTGGACCTATCTTGAAGAGTTAGAGAACAAGAAGGTAGAGGTCGATCTACCTGAAGTCTCAGACAAACCTAAGCGCCCTTATCAGATGCAGTGCGGCTCGTTCAGAAAAGAGTCTCAGGCTAATGAGCTAAAAGCGATTATCGCTTTCCAAGGTCTAGAGGCTCAAGTACGTAAAGCCAAAGGCAGCAGCGGCACCTGGTATAAGGTGGTGCTAGGTCCTTACGACAAGAAACGTGATGCAGAAAGACAGCGCCATGTGCTGCAGAATTCTGGCACTAACGGCTGTCAGATCTGGTTCTGGGAAAGTTAA
- the hslV gene encoding ATP-dependent protease subunit HslV, with protein MTTIVSVRRNNQVVIAGDGQVSLGNTVMKGNAKKVRRLYHNKVLAGFAGSTADAFTLFERFEAKLEMHQGHLMRAAVEMAKDWRSDKVLRKLEALLAVADAESSLIITGNGDVVQPENDLIAIGSGGAFAQSAATALLENTDLSALEIAEKSLTIAGNICVFTNQFKTIEELKY; from the coding sequence GTGACCACAATCGTATCAGTACGCCGAAATAACCAAGTTGTTATCGCCGGTGATGGCCAAGTTTCTCTCGGTAACACCGTTATGAAAGGCAATGCTAAAAAAGTTCGTCGCTTGTACCACAACAAGGTACTTGCGGGCTTTGCAGGCAGTACAGCCGATGCATTCACCTTATTTGAGCGTTTCGAAGCTAAGCTTGAAATGCACCAAGGTCACCTAATGCGCGCCGCAGTTGAAATGGCTAAAGACTGGCGCTCAGATAAAGTTCTACGCAAACTAGAAGCCCTACTTGCCGTGGCCGACGCTGAATCTTCATTAATCATTACCGGCAACGGCGATGTTGTTCAGCCTGAAAATGATCTTATTGCGATTGGTTCCGGTGGCGCCTTTGCCCAATCAGCAGCTACTGCACTACTTGAAAACACTGACTTAAGTGCATTAGAAATTGCTGAAAAATCGCTGACAATTGCGGGTAATATTTGCGTATTTACCAACCAATTTAAGACTATTGAAGAATTAAAGTACTAA
- the hslU gene encoding ATP-dependent protease ATPase subunit HslU, with amino-acid sequence MSEMTPREIVHELDSHIIGQQKAKRSVAIALRNRWRRMQLAADLRQEVTPKNILMIGPTGVGKTEIARRLARLAKAPFIKVEATKFTEVGYVGKEVEQIIRDLTDSAIKLTREEQIKKCKFRAEEAAEERILDALLPKPKEDWDSEKSDGSATRQIFRKKLREGQLDDKEIEIDVSAPQAGIEIMSPPGMEEMTNQLQSMFQNMGPGASKRRKMPIKEAYKLLIEEEASKLINQEDLKEQAIELVEQHGIVFLDEIDKICKRGESSGPDVSREGVQRDLLPLVEGCTVNTKHGMVKTDHILFIASGAFQMSKPSDLIPELQGRLPIRVELDALTAGDFKRILTEPHASLTEQYIALMGTEGVTIEFTEDGIDSIAEAAWQVNERTENIGARRLHTVMERLMEELSYEASDKSGSVTVIDAAYVKASLDNLVQDEDLSRYIL; translated from the coding sequence ATGTCTGAGATGACACCACGTGAAATTGTTCACGAGCTAGATAGCCACATTATCGGTCAACAAAAAGCTAAGCGCTCTGTCGCTATCGCTCTGCGTAACCGCTGGCGCCGTATGCAGCTTGCTGCTGACTTACGTCAAGAAGTGACGCCAAAGAACATCCTAATGATTGGCCCAACCGGTGTAGGTAAAACTGAGATTGCTCGTCGTCTAGCTCGCCTAGCTAAAGCGCCATTTATTAAAGTTGAAGCCACTAAGTTCACCGAAGTAGGCTATGTTGGTAAAGAAGTCGAGCAGATCATTCGCGATCTAACCGATTCGGCTATCAAGCTAACCCGCGAAGAGCAAATCAAAAAATGTAAGTTCCGCGCTGAAGAAGCCGCTGAAGAGCGCATTTTAGATGCCTTGTTGCCTAAGCCTAAGGAAGATTGGGACAGCGAAAAATCAGATGGCAGCGCCACACGTCAAATTTTCCGTAAGAAGCTTCGTGAAGGTCAGCTAGACGATAAAGAAATTGAGATCGATGTCTCTGCGCCACAGGCCGGTATTGAAATCATGTCTCCTCCTGGTATGGAAGAGATGACTAACCAGTTGCAGAGCATGTTCCAAAATATGGGACCGGGTGCTAGTAAGCGCCGAAAAATGCCAATCAAAGAAGCTTATAAGCTATTGATTGAAGAAGAAGCATCTAAGCTGATTAATCAAGAAGACTTAAAAGAGCAGGCGATCGAGCTTGTTGAGCAACACGGCATCGTATTCCTCGATGAGATCGATAAGATCTGTAAGCGTGGCGAATCGTCAGGCCCAGATGTGTCTCGTGAAGGTGTTCAGCGTGATCTACTGCCTCTTGTTGAAGGTTGTACGGTTAACACTAAACACGGCATGGTAAAAACCGACCACATCTTGTTTATCGCCTCGGGGGCTTTCCAGATGTCTAAGCCATCGGATCTGATCCCTGAGCTTCAAGGCCGTCTACCAATTCGTGTTGAATTAGATGCGTTAACCGCTGGTGACTTTAAGCGTATTCTGACTGAGCCTCATGCCTCGTTGACTGAGCAATATATTGCTTTGATGGGTACTGAAGGCGTCACAATCGAGTTTACTGAAGATGGTATCGACAGCATTGCTGAAGCCGCTTGGCAAGTGAACGAGCGCACTGAAAACATCGGTGCCCGTCGTCTACACACTGTGATGGAGCGCTTGATGGAAGAGCTTTCTTATGAAGCCTCTGACAAGTCAGGTTCTGTTACCGTTATCGATGCGGCTTATGTTAAGGCAAGCTTAGATAACTTGGTGCAAGACGAAGACTTAAGTCGCTATATTCTTTAA
- a CDS encoding gamma-butyrobetaine hydroxylase-like domain-containing protein, translating into MTQDNNTPNVSALKLKRKSRQLEVTFDNGEIHQLSCEMLRVYSPSAEVHGHGNPVLVTHKKNVNITAIDPVGNYAVKITFDDGHNTGLFSWKVLHDLATHQVDLWEKYLARLRAAKASREPLIDMTVKYHK; encoded by the coding sequence ATGACTCAAGACAACAACACTCCTAATGTTTCGGCACTAAAGCTAAAACGTAAATCTCGCCAGCTTGAGGTGACTTTCGATAACGGTGAAATCCACCAGCTAAGTTGTGAGATGTTACGTGTTTATTCACCTTCGGCCGAAGTACATGGCCACGGCAATCCTGTGCTAGTCACGCACAAGAAAAACGTCAATATCACTGCGATTGATCCTGTTGGTAATTACGCAGTTAAAATTACATTTGATGATGGCCACAATACCGGACTGTTTTCTTGGAAAGTCTTGCATGACCTTGCCACCCACCAAGTGGATCTATGGGAAAAGTATCTCGCTCGACTTCGCGCAGCTAAAGCTAGCCGAGAGCCGCTTATTGATATGACGGTGAAGTACCACAAGTAA
- the deoD gene encoding purine-nucleoside phosphorylase yields the protein MTAHISGKAGDFAETIIMPGDPLRAKYIAENFLEDAVEVTNIRNMLGYTGFYKGQRISVMGHGMGIPSMVLYAHELVADFGVKRIIRVGSLGATQHDVKINDVILAQAAGTDSPTNAKRSSGYQMATSATFDLLHKAYMIAQKKQINVKVGNVFSGDMYYDPDEDMIPALERFGVLGVDMEVAGLYGLAHHKGFESLAILTVSDHCLTGEETSAEARQLTFNQMIELALETACQ from the coding sequence ATGACTGCACATATCAGTGGCAAAGCAGGCGATTTTGCTGAAACTATCATCATGCCGGGCGACCCGCTTCGCGCAAAATACATCGCAGAAAACTTCCTAGAAGATGCGGTGGAAGTCACCAACATTCGCAATATGCTAGGTTACACAGGCTTCTATAAAGGCCAGCGCATCTCGGTCATGGGCCACGGCATGGGTATCCCGTCGATGGTTCTCTATGCACATGAGCTTGTGGCAGACTTTGGTGTAAAGCGCATTATTCGTGTAGGTAGCCTAGGTGCGACTCAGCACGATGTGAAAATCAATGACGTCATCCTAGCTCAAGCAGCAGGTACTGATTCTCCAACCAATGCTAAGCGCAGCAGCGGCTATCAGATGGCAACATCTGCCACCTTTGACCTGCTACACAAGGCCTACATGATTGCCCAGAAAAAGCAGATCAACGTTAAAGTGGGTAACGTGTTTAGTGGTGACATGTATTACGACCCTGACGAAGACATGATCCCAGCCCTTGAGCGTTTCGGCGTACTGGGTGTTGATATGGAAGTAGCTGGCCTTTATGGTCTTGCTCACCATAAGGGTTTTGAGTCCCTAGCAATTTTAACTGTATCGGATCACTGCTTAACTGGCGAAGAGACCAGTGCAGAGGCTCGCCAGTTAACTTTCAATCAAATGATCGAGCTGGCATTAGAAACAGCCTGTCAGTAA
- the tsgA gene encoding MFS transporter TsgA has product MKNKISLTLLSFLANFVMAGFATQFGMLIEPISDKFSANVNEVASIFSLLNGGALAGTIAAFFLIERIGVKRITLLSYVSIALSAAALHFTGSLSVVMVAMTVIGLCGGVGLCIAGTIVVSVWKDKIQSTMLVVQDATFNVAGVVFPLITTYALSNALSWSYSYLAVGVVALATAAIALATNFELCESKGDSEQSKDESEWNLGIISGGLGLFLGMLALYTFLTWAPMFVKTKFDIPFEEAGNIITQYWSAALVGALVSTVIVTRVKIQYFLMGIISLAFVITSLIVTTENLSWIGYLTYGYGFACAALYNAFIAYGVSFVKNASSRNVSYILISGSAGAMFSPAISSLFESIIGLQTVMYAIPVIYGLIIAMLVLSNRQKVTLTQQAA; this is encoded by the coding sequence ATGAAAAACAAAATCTCCTTAACCTTGCTCAGCTTTCTCGCCAACTTCGTGATGGCGGGTTTTGCGACGCAGTTCGGTATGCTCATTGAACCTATTAGCGATAAGTTCTCAGCCAACGTCAATGAAGTTGCCTCAATATTCTCTCTACTTAATGGCGGCGCCCTAGCAGGTACCATTGCAGCCTTCTTCTTAATTGAAAGAATTGGTGTAAAACGCATTACCCTGCTTAGCTACGTCAGCATTGCATTGAGCGCAGCGGCGCTACACTTCACTGGCTCTCTGAGCGTAGTCATGGTGGCAATGACTGTGATTGGCTTGTGTGGCGGCGTAGGCCTTTGTATCGCGGGTACCATTGTGGTTTCGGTGTGGAAGGACAAGATCCAAAGCACTATGTTAGTGGTACAAGATGCCACCTTTAACGTCGCTGGCGTAGTATTCCCATTGATCACCACGTATGCACTAAGCAATGCACTATCTTGGAGTTACAGCTATCTAGCAGTGGGGGTTGTAGCCCTAGCCACAGCGGCTATCGCACTGGCAACTAACTTCGAACTTTGTGAATCCAAAGGCGATAGTGAGCAGAGCAAAGACGAATCTGAGTGGAACCTTGGCATCATCAGCGGCGGTTTAGGCTTATTCCTCGGTATGCTAGCGCTTTACACCTTCCTCACCTGGGCACCTATGTTCGTTAAGACTAAGTTCGACATCCCATTTGAAGAAGCGGGTAATATCATTACACAATACTGGTCTGCCGCACTCGTGGGCGCACTTGTCTCTACAGTGATAGTGACTCGAGTTAAGATCCAGTACTTCCTGATGGGTATTATTTCACTAGCGTTTGTTATCACCAGCCTTATCGTCACCACTGAAAACTTAAGCTGGATTGGCTACTTAACCTATGGCTACGGCTTTGCCTGTGCGGCGCTGTATAACGCGTTTATCGCTTACGGCGTATCGTTTGTGAAAAATGCCAGCAGCCGTAATGTGTCTTATATCTTGATTAGTGGTAGTGCAGGCGCCATGTTTAGCCCTGCAATCAGCTCACTATTTGAAAGTATCATTGGCCTACAAACGGTGATGTATGCAATCCCTGTGATCTACGGATTAATCATTGCAATGTTGGTGCTATCTAACCGCCAAAAAGTGACGTTAACTCAGCAGGCAGCGTAA
- a CDS encoding Crp/Fnr family transcriptional regulator: MQLKPLAKGRFHSLWEQEHDAIEQIMRECITETKTVAAQHKLMEQGQQINALILVNHGRVSMGYTARNGRSFQLGTMTCDSQIFGEMEFFTGYLCQLDIIAEESLEISIINGDKLQQALVKTPQFALFFASAIAIDYQDTVDIFTRRMLYPIAYNIAYDLYHQYLKDQPVEGFTKCYLEAERFATTDRVYRRAVKKLEDLNLIKREREGLIICDLEGLKAFIE, encoded by the coding sequence ATGCAACTAAAACCACTCGCTAAAGGCCGTTTCCACTCACTGTGGGAGCAAGAACATGATGCCATTGAGCAGATCATGCGAGAGTGTATTACCGAGACCAAAACGGTGGCTGCGCAGCATAAGTTGATGGAGCAAGGTCAGCAGATTAACGCGCTGATCTTGGTGAATCATGGACGTGTCTCTATGGGGTATACCGCCCGAAATGGTCGTAGTTTTCAGCTAGGAACCATGACCTGTGACTCACAGATATTTGGTGAGATGGAGTTTTTTACAGGATATCTATGCCAGCTAGATATCATTGCCGAAGAGTCGTTGGAAATATCTATCATCAATGGCGATAAATTGCAGCAGGCATTAGTGAAAACTCCACAGTTTGCGCTGTTTTTTGCTAGCGCAATCGCCATTGACTATCAAGACACCGTAGATATCTTTACCCGTCGAATGCTGTATCCCATTGCCTACAATATTGCCTACGATCTGTATCATCAGTACCTGAAAGATCAGCCTGTAGAAGGTTTTACTAAGTGTTATTTAGAAGCGGAGCGATTTGCGACAACCGATAGGGTGTATCGCCGTGCGGTAAAAAAACTCGAAGATCTTAATTTGATTAAGCGCGAAAGAGAGGGGCTGATTATCTGCGATTTAGAGGGGTTAAAAGCCTTTATAGAGTAG